A genomic region of Janthinobacterium lividum contains the following coding sequences:
- a CDS encoding class I SAM-dependent methyltransferase: MMKRVTLAAALTVMLACGGSGAALAADAGDAALKAAIAGSARTPANALRDSARHPYETLAFFGIKPTMTVVELAPGGGWYTEILAPYLRDNGKLIAAGNDPQSSSEGARRGAARFQQKLDANPAAFGKVEIGAFAPPTTYRIAPKGTADMVLTFRNIHNWIPIGEAGMQTLFKEVYDSLKPGGVFGVVEHRLPANKAQDATASSGYMHEAYVIKLAEGAGFKLAAKSDINANPKDHADHQGGVWALPPTYANKDVDRAKYTAIGESDRMTLKFVKP; encoded by the coding sequence ATGATGAAGCGAGTAACCCTGGCCGCGGCCTTGACGGTCATGCTGGCCTGTGGCGGCAGCGGTGCGGCACTGGCCGCCGATGCGGGCGACGCGGCCCTGAAGGCGGCCATCGCCGGCAGTGCGCGCACGCCGGCCAACGCGCTGCGCGACAGCGCCCGCCATCCGTATGAAACGCTGGCGTTCTTCGGCATCAAGCCGACCATGACGGTGGTGGAACTGGCGCCCGGCGGCGGCTGGTACACGGAGATCCTGGCGCCCTACCTGCGCGACAACGGCAAGCTGATCGCCGCCGGCAACGACCCGCAGTCAAGCAGCGAAGGCGCCCGCCGTGGCGCGGCGCGCTTCCAGCAAAAGCTCGACGCCAACCCGGCGGCTTTCGGCAAGGTGGAAATCGGCGCCTTCGCGCCCCCCACCACCTACCGCATCGCGCCCAAGGGCACGGCCGACATGGTGCTCACCTTCCGCAATATTCACAACTGGATACCCATCGGCGAAGCCGGCATGCAGACCTTGTTCAAGGAAGTGTATGACAGCCTGAAACCGGGCGGCGTGTTCGGCGTCGTCGAGCACCGCCTGCCGGCCAACAAGGCGCAGGATGCCACGGCCAGCAGCGGCTACATGCACGAAGCGTATGTGATCAAGCTGGCCGAAGGCGCAGGTTTCAAACTGGCGGCCAAGTCGGACATCAACGCCAATCCGAAGGACCATGCCGACCACCAGGGCGGTGTGTGGGCGCTGCCACCGACCTATGCCAACAAGGATGTGGACCGGGCCAAATACACGGCCATCGGCGAGAGCGACCGCATGACCCTGAAATTCGTCAAGCCCTGA
- a CDS encoding M1 family metallopeptidase, with the protein MQTLTFLRALGCALLCQVTLAAHADPLSYARYDQVRTRDLQLDLKADFKQKTLSGYAELSLNWIDPAARTLVLDTRDLSIAKVQVQDKRGVWQMAPYQLDKADPEKGQALRITTTGQPGKVRVYYHTAPNAIALQWLTPQQTMSGKLPFMFSQSQSINARSWVPSQDTPAVRFTYSARIDAPAGMRVVMSAENDEKATGKGGWKFRMPQPIPSYLLAIAIGELEVRKLGPRSAVYAEPPRIKAAEYELADTEKMIQAAEALYGPYGWGRYDMIVLPPSFPYGGMENPRLTFLTPTMIAGDRSLVDLIAHELAHSWSGNLVTNASWKHMWLNEGFTTYVTTRIVEQLYGSEVAQMGVQVDQEELAAAIRELPAAKTALITRDADANPAETYTDDGIIYPKGAWFLATMERRAGRAVFDPFLRGWFDQHAFQSVTTEQFIAYLRKNLLAQHPDVMPEAELDEWLYGTGVPASAQRVVSPRLALLDQHRDAWLKGELATKDLGMDKWIAIESMHFLNDINNKASAAQLRELDQAYGVGKSGNNEVAYRFYLASVNAGYDVRQPLQAFLMSVGRQKFVVPLYSALMKTPQGHAWAKDVYAKARERYHPVTQESVDKLMAAQAH; encoded by the coding sequence ATGCAAACTTTGACCTTCCTGCGCGCGCTGGGCTGTGCGCTACTTTGCCAGGTAACCCTGGCCGCGCACGCCGACCCCCTCAGCTACGCGCGCTACGACCAGGTGCGCACGCGCGACCTGCAGCTGGACCTGAAAGCGGACTTCAAGCAAAAGACCCTGTCCGGCTATGCGGAGCTGTCCTTGAACTGGATCGATCCGGCGGCGCGCACCCTGGTGCTCGATACGCGCGATTTGTCGATCGCGAAAGTGCAGGTACAGGACAAGCGCGGCGTATGGCAGATGGCGCCGTACCAGCTGGACAAGGCCGATCCGGAAAAAGGCCAGGCGCTGCGCATCACCACCACGGGCCAGCCGGGCAAGGTGCGCGTCTACTATCACACGGCGCCGAACGCCATCGCGCTGCAGTGGCTCACGCCGCAGCAGACCATGTCGGGCAAGCTGCCTTTCATGTTCAGCCAGTCGCAAAGCATCAACGCCCGCTCGTGGGTGCCGTCGCAGGATACGCCGGCCGTGCGCTTTACGTACAGCGCGCGCATCGATGCGCCAGCGGGCATGCGCGTCGTGATGAGCGCCGAGAATGACGAAAAAGCGACGGGCAAGGGCGGCTGGAAATTCAGGATGCCGCAGCCGATCCCCTCGTACCTGCTGGCCATCGCCATCGGCGAACTGGAAGTGCGCAAGCTCGGTCCCCGTTCTGCCGTGTATGCCGAGCCGCCGCGCATCAAGGCGGCCGAATACGAGCTGGCCGACACGGAAAAGATGATCCAGGCAGCCGAAGCGCTGTACGGTCCGTATGGCTGGGGCCGTTACGACATGATCGTGCTGCCGCCATCGTTCCCCTACGGCGGCATGGAAAACCCGCGCTTGACCTTCCTCACGCCGACTATGATCGCGGGCGACCGCAGCCTGGTCGACCTGATCGCGCATGAACTGGCCCACTCGTGGTCGGGCAACCTGGTCACCAATGCCTCGTGGAAGCACATGTGGCTCAACGAAGGCTTCACTACCTACGTCACCACGCGCATCGTCGAGCAGCTGTATGGCAGCGAAGTGGCGCAGATGGGCGTGCAGGTCGACCAGGAAGAACTGGCCGCTGCGATCCGCGAATTGCCGGCAGCGAAAACGGCATTGATCACGCGCGATGCGGACGCCAATCCCGCTGAAACCTACACGGACGATGGCATCATCTACCCGAAAGGCGCCTGGTTCCTGGCCACCATGGAGCGCCGTGCCGGCCGCGCCGTATTCGACCCCTTCCTGCGCGGCTGGTTCGACCAGCATGCGTTCCAGAGCGTGACGACGGAGCAGTTCATCGCCTACCTGCGCAAGAACCTGCTGGCGCAGCATCCGGACGTGATGCCGGAAGCGGAACTCGATGAATGGCTGTATGGCACAGGCGTGCCGGCCAGCGCGCAGCGCGTCGTCTCGCCGCGCCTGGCGCTGCTCGACCAGCACCGCGACGCCTGGCTGAAAGGCGAGCTGGCGACCAAGGACCTGGGCATGGACAAGTGGATCGCCATCGAATCGATGCACTTCCTGAACGATATCAACAACAAGGCCAGCGCAGCGCAATTGCGTGAGCTGGACCAGGCCTACGGCGTGGGCAAGAGCGGCAACAATGAAGTCGCTTACCGCTTTTATCTGGCCTCCGTGAACGCCGGCTACGATGTGCGCCAGCCCTTGCAGGCATTCCTGATGAGCGTGGGCCGCCAGAAGTTCGTCGTGCCTCTGTACAGCGCCTTGATGAAGACGCCGCAAGGCCATGCCTGGGCCAAGGACGTGTATGCGAAGGCGCGTGAACGCTACCACCCGGTGACGCAGGAAAGCGTCGATAAATTGATGGCCGCGCAAGCGCATTGA
- a CDS encoding serine hydrolase: MHTMNRLAAAIVLAFSSITVPALALDAAPVVAAAPAPAPAFDLDRDVATALKVFDVPGMAIAIVKDGKVVTARGFGVRKLGEPAAVDAQTLFEVASNSKGFTAAALAMLVDEGKLAWDDPVTKHLPGFQMHDSYVTGAMTIRDLLTHRSGLGLGAGDLLWWPTTTFSTDEIIEKLRYIRPATSFRNSYAYDNLLYIVAGKIIADKAGKSWGEAMHERILAPLGMTGTTTSLLENAGKSDVASAHSKIDGKIAAVKSMPVPNAVGAVGINTNAEDIAKWMMVLLDGGKIAGVKDKDGKDARLFSEKQGREMWTAQTPIKISEPKPALAATKPNFSAYGLGFQLRDYKGMKVAMHGGALQGFYSRVVMVPEAKLGVAILTNAENGGSMTALQWRILDHYLQAAPSDWLALVAKVEQDQHAEEVKKQGKASSARAARSQPSLPLAAYDGEYEDAWYGKVTIRPEGKKHILSFTRTPDLTGELEHWQHDTFIVRWKERNFNADAYVTFSLNPDGSIDRVKMAPVSAETDFSYDFQDLSLVPVKPKEAKK, from the coding sequence ATGCATACCATGAACCGTCTTGCCGCCGCCATCGTGCTGGCGTTTTCCAGCATCACCGTGCCGGCGCTGGCTTTGGACGCCGCACCCGTTGTTGCCGCTGCGCCGGCGCCCGCGCCCGCCTTCGATCTTGACCGCGACGTTGCCACCGCCCTGAAAGTGTTCGACGTGCCCGGCATGGCGATCGCCATCGTCAAGGATGGCAAGGTCGTCACCGCCAGGGGCTTTGGCGTACGCAAGCTGGGCGAACCGGCCGCTGTCGATGCGCAGACCCTGTTCGAAGTGGCATCGAATTCGAAAGGCTTCACGGCCGCCGCGCTGGCCATGCTGGTCGACGAGGGCAAGCTGGCCTGGGACGATCCTGTCACCAAGCACTTGCCCGGTTTCCAGATGCACGATTCCTACGTGACGGGTGCCATGACCATCCGCGACCTGCTCACGCACCGCAGTGGCCTGGGCCTGGGCGCGGGCGACTTGCTGTGGTGGCCGACCACCACGTTCAGCACCGACGAAATCATCGAGAAGCTGCGCTACATCCGTCCGGCCACGAGTTTTCGCAACAGCTATGCCTACGATAACCTGCTGTATATCGTGGCCGGCAAGATCATCGCCGACAAGGCGGGGAAAAGCTGGGGCGAGGCCATGCATGAACGCATCCTGGCGCCGCTGGGCATGACGGGCACCACCACCAGCCTGCTTGAAAACGCGGGCAAGTCCGACGTCGCCAGTGCGCACAGCAAGATCGACGGCAAGATCGCCGCCGTCAAGTCCATGCCCGTGCCGAATGCCGTAGGCGCCGTCGGCATCAACACGAATGCGGAAGATATCGCCAAGTGGATGATGGTGCTGCTCGACGGCGGCAAGATCGCCGGCGTGAAGGACAAGGATGGCAAGGACGCGCGCCTGTTCAGTGAAAAGCAGGGCCGCGAGATGTGGACGGCGCAAACGCCGATCAAGATTTCCGAGCCGAAGCCGGCACTGGCCGCAACGAAACCGAATTTCAGCGCATATGGACTGGGCTTCCAGCTGCGCGACTACAAGGGCATGAAAGTGGCCATGCACGGCGGCGCGCTGCAAGGATTTTATTCGCGCGTGGTGATGGTGCCGGAAGCAAAGCTGGGCGTGGCCATTCTGACCAATGCGGAAAATGGCGGTTCCATGACGGCGCTGCAATGGCGCATCCTCGACCATTACCTGCAGGCGGCGCCGTCGGACTGGCTGGCGCTGGTGGCCAAGGTGGAGCAGGACCAGCATGCCGAGGAAGTGAAAAAGCAGGGCAAGGCGTCGAGCGCACGTGCGGCCAGATCGCAGCCATCGCTGCCGCTGGCGGCGTACGACGGCGAGTACGAGGATGCCTGGTATGGCAAGGTCACTATCCGTCCGGAAGGCAAGAAGCACATCCTCAGCTTTACGCGCACGCCGGACCTGACGGGCGAGCTGGAACACTGGCAGCACGACACCTTCATCGTGCGCTGGAAGGAGCGCAATTTCAACGCCGATGCCTACGTGACGTTCTCGCTCAATCCCGATGGCAGCATCGACCGGGTAAAAATGGCGCCGGTGTCGGCCGAGACGGATTTCAGCTACGACTTCCAGGATCTGAGCTTGGTGCCGGTGAAGCCGAAGGAAGCAAAGAAATAA